In Chryseobacterium gleum, a single genomic region encodes these proteins:
- a CDS encoding M56 family metallopeptidase has product MIAIVLKIILCSSIFITVYFLFLEKERILRFNRVYLLSSLLLSYAIPFITITLPTHNSAKTPQLVIEETAQQLVVIPQEQGSFNLTNMMWGIYILITSFLLLRNLISLLKIARISGRKHFYHKHTILLTKENLSPFSFWKTIYMGESYMNNNVIDPRIFIHEKTHIEQKHSIDILILNVLRIFSWFNPILLLYNKAIITNHEFLADEAVMKNNCDIKEYQNLILEEILNHQNPPLTHSFNFNNTKKRFIMMKTKKTKFSLLKKTVGITVLISAVVLFSERTYAENPNHFLFSEKITEMPTQIGDQRPYQTNLVTPSYHEKTKEAQTSAITGFKKEELKKVSDTIVPRIDEGKKTNTVINTQQSSNEIPAQYPGGDKDLKIKISRNVDVSNLGGYSGTITSTAYIHINEMGKTTEVTTSGENEILNRELLKTVTEISNETNWKPAMKDGKAIASVLKIPATMTFTRP; this is encoded by the coding sequence ATGATTGCTATTGTTTTAAAAATAATCCTCTGCTCTTCTATTTTCATTACTGTCTATTTTCTGTTTTTGGAAAAAGAAAGAATCCTTAGATTTAACCGTGTGTATTTGCTAAGCTCATTATTGCTTTCATATGCAATTCCGTTTATTACCATTACTTTGCCAACTCATAACAGCGCAAAAACACCTCAATTAGTTATTGAAGAAACGGCACAACAACTCGTTGTCATTCCGCAGGAGCAGGGAAGTTTTAACTTGACGAATATGATGTGGGGAATTTACATATTGATCACTTCATTTCTGTTGTTGAGAAACCTTATTTCCTTACTTAAAATCGCAAGAATATCCGGAAGGAAACACTTTTACCACAAACATACTATATTATTGACAAAAGAAAATCTTTCTCCCTTCAGTTTTTGGAAAACAATTTATATGGGGGAAAGCTATATGAATAATAACGTGATAGATCCAAGAATTTTCATTCACGAAAAGACCCATATTGAACAAAAGCACAGTATAGACATATTGATTTTGAATGTTTTAAGGATTTTTAGTTGGTTCAACCCCATTCTTTTACTCTATAACAAAGCTATTATCACCAATCATGAATTCCTGGCGGATGAAGCTGTTATGAAAAACAATTGCGACATCAAAGAATATCAGAATCTTATTCTTGAAGAAATTCTAAATCATCAAAACCCACCTTTGACTCATTCATTTAATTTTAATAACACCAAAAAAAGATTTATTATGATGAAAACAAAAAAAACAAAATTTAGTCTGTTAAAAAAAACAGTCGGCATCACTGTTTTAATTTCTGCAGTAGTCTTATTTTCCGAAAGAACATATGCTGAGAATCCCAATCATTTTCTTTTTTCTGAAAAAATAACAGAAATGCCAACCCAAATTGGAGATCAAAGACCTTATCAAACCAATTTAGTTACTCCTTCATACCATGAAAAAACAAAAGAAGCGCAGACATCCGCTATAACAGGTTTCAAAAAAGAGGAATTAAAAAAAGTTTCGGATACAATAGTTCCAAGAATAGATGAAGGTAAAAAAACAAATACAGTTATCAATACTCAACAGAGTTCTAATGAAATTCCGGCGCAATATCCTGGTGGGGATAAAGACTTAAAAATCAAAATAAGCAGAAATGTGGATGTAAGTAATTTGGGAGGCTATAGCGGAACTATAACATCTACCGCTTATATTCATATTAATGAGATGGGAAAAACGACAGAGGTAACGACTTCTGGGGAAAACGAAATCCTAAACAGGGAGCTTCTAAAAACGGTCACTGAAATAAGTAATGAAACCAACTGGAAGCCTGCAATGAAGGATGGAAAAGCCATTGCTTCAGTATTAAAGATCCCCGCAACAATGACCTTTACACGTCCATAA
- the uvrB gene encoding excinuclease ABC subunit UvrB, with translation MDFKLQSEYKPTGDQPQAIEKLTEGIEIGEKYQTLLGVTGSGKTFTVANVIQNVQRPTLVLAHNKTLAAQLFMEFKEFFPENAVEYFVSYYDYYQPEAYIATTGTYIEKDLSINEEVEKLRLSATASLLSGRRDVLIVASVSCIYGIGNPTEFHKSLISIAIGEKVTRTALLHSLVNALYARTLNEFQRGTFRVKGDVIDVFPAYADNAIRIQFFGDEIEKIQSFDPLTGNVESNFDQIQIYPANLFVTSKETLNGAIREIQDDMVKQVDFFNSIEKPLEAKRLQERTELDLEMIKELGYCSGIENYSRYLDGRLPGSRPFCLIDYFPKDFLMVIDESHVTVPQVHAMYGGDRSRKEALVEYGFRLPAAMDNRPLKFEEFEAMQNQVIYVSATPADYELEKTGGAYIEQIIRPTGLLDPIIEVRPTLNQIDDLMEEIQKRADADERVLVTTLTKKMAEELTKYFTKFGIRTRYIHSDVETLERIQIMQDLRLGLFDVLIGVNLLREGLDLPEVSLVAILDADKEGMLRSRRSMIQTVGRAARNVNGKAIMYADKITKSMQATLDETEYRRAKQMKYNEEHGLQPKALNKKISENLVGRSKDFPDEKYTQKEILQKVAETKASYASEDIDKMIAQKQKEMEAAAKNLDFIKAAKLRDEIEALKA, from the coding sequence ATGGATTTTAAACTTCAATCAGAATATAAACCTACCGGAGACCAGCCCCAAGCTATTGAAAAGCTTACCGAAGGAATAGAGATCGGTGAGAAATATCAGACGCTACTGGGAGTAACTGGTTCCGGAAAAACCTTTACTGTTGCGAATGTTATACAAAACGTTCAGCGTCCTACACTAGTTCTGGCACACAATAAAACACTGGCAGCACAGCTCTTCATGGAGTTTAAAGAATTCTTTCCGGAAAATGCGGTGGAATACTTTGTGAGCTACTATGATTATTACCAGCCTGAAGCATATATTGCCACTACCGGAACGTATATTGAAAAAGACCTGAGCATCAATGAAGAGGTTGAGAAATTACGTCTTTCCGCTACGGCCAGCCTTCTTTCAGGAAGGAGGGATGTTTTGATTGTTGCTTCAGTTTCATGTATATATGGTATCGGAAATCCAACAGAGTTTCACAAATCCCTGATTTCTATTGCCATCGGCGAGAAAGTAACAAGAACCGCTCTGCTTCATTCACTCGTTAATGCTTTATATGCCAGAACATTAAATGAATTCCAAAGAGGTACATTCCGTGTAAAAGGGGATGTCATTGATGTTTTTCCGGCGTATGCAGACAATGCGATCAGAATCCAGTTTTTTGGAGATGAAATTGAAAAGATTCAAAGTTTTGATCCTTTAACGGGAAATGTGGAGTCTAATTTTGACCAGATTCAGATTTATCCAGCCAATCTTTTTGTCACTTCAAAAGAAACCTTAAACGGCGCTATCAGAGAGATTCAGGATGATATGGTGAAGCAGGTTGATTTCTTTAACTCTATCGAAAAACCTTTGGAAGCCAAAAGACTTCAGGAAAGAACCGAACTGGATCTTGAGATGATTAAAGAGCTTGGCTACTGTTCCGGAATTGAAAACTATTCCAGGTATCTGGATGGGCGTCTTCCGGGAAGCAGACCTTTCTGTCTGATTGATTATTTCCCTAAAGATTTTCTGATGGTGATTGATGAAAGCCACGTAACGGTTCCACAGGTTCATGCCATGTACGGTGGTGACCGTAGTCGTAAGGAAGCATTGGTAGAATACGGATTCAGACTTCCTGCTGCGATGGACAACAGGCCTTTAAAGTTTGAGGAATTCGAAGCCATGCAGAACCAGGTAATTTATGTTTCTGCAACACCTGCCGATTACGAACTGGAGAAAACCGGAGGAGCTTATATAGAACAAATTATCCGTCCTACAGGACTTCTTGATCCTATCATTGAGGTAAGACCTACTTTAAATCAGATTGATGATCTGATGGAAGAAATCCAGAAGAGAGCTGATGCCGATGAAAGGGTCCTGGTGACTACCTTAACGAAGAAAATGGCAGAGGAGCTTACCAAATACTTCACCAAGTTCGGAATCAGAACAAGATATATCCACTCGGATGTTGAGACCCTGGAACGTATTCAGATCATGCAGGACCTTCGTTTGGGACTTTTCGACGTACTTATAGGAGTAAACCTCTTAAGAGAAGGTTTAGACTTACCTGAAGTTTCTTTAGTGGCTATTTTAGATGCAGATAAAGAAGGAATGCTGAGAAGCAGAAGATCTATGATCCAGACGGTAGGCCGTGCTGCAAGGAATGTGAACGGAAAAGCGATCATGTATGCCGATAAAATCACCAAATCTATGCAGGCAACTCTGGATGAAACAGAATACCGCCGTGCCAAGCAAATGAAGTATAATGAAGAACATGGACTTCAACCAAAAGCTTTGAATAAAAAGATTTCTGAAAATCTTGTCGGAAGAAGCAAAGACTTCCCGGATGAAAAATATACTCAGAAAGAAATTCTTCAGAAGGTGGCGGAAACAAAAGCCAGCTATGCAAGCGAAGATATTGATAAAATGATTGCCCAGAAGCAGAAAGAAATGGAAGCTGCAGCAAAAAACCTTGACTTTATTAAGGCAGCGAAGCTGAGAGATGAAATTGAAGCTTTGAAGGCTTAA
- a CDS encoding DUF3820 family protein: protein MNSEILKEICVIKMPFGKYEGTILADLPISYLEWFNRSGMPKGKLGMQLATVYEIKLNGLMDLLIPIRAAVRNGL from the coding sequence ATAAATTCTGAAATATTAAAAGAAATCTGCGTTATCAAAATGCCTTTTGGTAAGTACGAAGGAACAATCCTTGCAGATCTTCCGATCAGCTATCTGGAATGGTTCAACAGAAGCGGAATGCCCAAAGGAAAACTGGGGATGCAGCTTGCAACCGTCTATGAAATCAAGCTGAATGGGCTGATGGACCTTTTAATTCCTATTAGGGCAGCAGTAAGAAATGGATTGTAA
- a CDS encoding AI-2E family transporter — protein sequence MMNKDKQISSVAIKQVSLLAIILVLTGLICFNLALFIPSVLGAITIYVVCRKYNFYLQEEKKWKPSLAAFALMFASLIVLILPIYFIADLIIDKLGNAQAYMAKFNIFLDKIHTYIFDKVGFDILSKENMTKLKDSVGKISTSALSGTFNTLTVVMSMYFILYFMLEKPRLFERILSNAAPLKRANISLIGDKMRKLIMANAIGIPVVAVGQGIVSLIGYIIFGAPGPVLLFALTAASSVIPVVGTAIVYVPVCIFMIAEGNTGPGLGLAAYCVVVVGLTDNLLRFTLLKKLENIHPLNTVFGIIMGMNLFGFMGLIFGPILISLTLLLIQVYRNEFSDEETPPDLELPNQNDLQEKLI from the coding sequence ATGATGAATAAGGACAAGCAAATAAGCAGTGTTGCAATAAAGCAGGTGTCATTGCTGGCAATCATTCTTGTATTGACGGGATTGATCTGTTTTAATCTGGCATTGTTTATTCCCTCGGTTCTGGGAGCAATTACCATATATGTAGTCTGCAGAAAATACAATTTTTATCTGCAGGAAGAAAAAAAATGGAAACCTTCCCTGGCCGCCTTTGCATTAATGTTTGCAAGCCTTATTGTTCTTATTCTTCCCATCTATTTTATTGCTGATCTGATTATTGATAAACTGGGAAATGCACAGGCATATATGGCCAAATTCAATATTTTTCTGGACAAGATACATACTTATATTTTTGATAAAGTAGGATTTGATATTCTCAGCAAGGAAAATATGACAAAGCTGAAGGATTCTGTAGGAAAGATTTCTACTTCTGCGCTAAGTGGGACATTCAATACCCTTACGGTGGTTATGTCCATGTATTTTATTCTTTATTTTATGCTGGAAAAACCCAGGTTATTTGAAAGGATTTTAAGTAATGCTGCACCTCTTAAGAGGGCCAACATTTCCCTGATTGGCGATAAAATGAGGAAACTGATTATGGCCAATGCTATCGGGATTCCTGTTGTAGCAGTAGGACAGGGAATAGTTTCTCTGATAGGATATATAATCTTTGGTGCTCCGGGACCTGTATTATTATTTGCCCTTACAGCTGCTTCTTCGGTAATTCCTGTAGTAGGAACTGCTATTGTTTATGTTCCGGTATGTATCTTTATGATTGCTGAAGGAAATACGGGGCCGGGATTAGGATTGGCCGCATACTGTGTAGTGGTGGTAGGTCTTACGGACAACCTTCTCCGTTTTACCCTTTTAAAGAAGCTGGAAAATATTCACCCTTTAAATACCGTATTCGGAATTATCATGGGAATGAATCTGTTTGGCTTTATGGGGCTTATTTTCGGGCCTATTCTGATCTCTCTGACCCTTTTGCTGATTCAGGTGTACAGAAATGAATTTTCGGATGAAGAAACGCCTCCGGATCTCGAATTACCAAATCAGAATGATCTTCAGGAAAAATTAATTTAA
- a CDS encoding aminodeoxychorismate synthase component I produces the protein MFSVNHQKFMEMDELSLQKVPYFFVIDFLSENVEIYQEKEIEKSGLIIDFQDFNNIKTVHDLNKKVVWKSFPETQESFKIGFDKVQKNIRLGNSYLVNYTRKTKIETNLTLEEIFYHSNAKYKVFYKDFFVFFSPETFVKIIDGKILTYPMKGTIDASIENAAEILKNDKKEKAEHYTVVDLLRNDLSMVADDVKVDQFQHIDFIKTQQKDLYAMSSEISGTVKSEFIGRIGSIMKKLLPAGSILGAPKPKTLEIILNAEGYDRGYYTGVCGWFDGQNVDSCVMIRFIEKEGDQLYFKSGGGITHMSKLEDEYQEMKNKIYVPIH, from the coding sequence ATGTTTTCAGTGAATCATCAAAAATTTATGGAAATGGACGAACTTTCTCTTCAGAAGGTTCCCTATTTTTTCGTGATCGACTTTCTTTCGGAGAATGTTGAAATATACCAGGAGAAAGAGATTGAAAAATCAGGATTAATAATTGATTTTCAAGATTTTAACAACATTAAAACAGTACACGATCTTAACAAAAAAGTGGTATGGAAATCATTTCCGGAAACACAGGAAAGCTTTAAAATCGGATTTGATAAAGTTCAGAAAAATATTCGTCTGGGAAACTCTTATCTAGTAAATTATACCAGAAAAACGAAGATAGAGACCAATTTAACCTTAGAAGAAATTTTTTATCACTCAAATGCTAAGTATAAGGTATTTTATAAAGATTTTTTTGTATTTTTTTCTCCTGAAACTTTTGTAAAGATCATTGATGGCAAAATTTTGACGTATCCGATGAAAGGAACAATTGATGCTTCCATTGAAAATGCAGCAGAAATCCTGAAGAATGATAAAAAGGAAAAAGCAGAACATTACACTGTTGTAGACCTGCTTAGGAATGATCTGAGCATGGTGGCCGATGATGTAAAGGTAGATCAGTTTCAGCATATTGACTTTATCAAAACACAGCAGAAAGATCTGTACGCAATGAGTTCCGAAATTTCAGGCACAGTAAAATCTGAATTTATCGGCAGGATAGGAAGCATTATGAAAAAACTGCTTCCTGCGGGCTCTATTTTAGGAGCTCCGAAACCTAAAACACTGGAAATTATTCTGAATGCAGAAGGATATGACAGAGGATATTATACAGGAGTCTGCGGATGGTTTGACGGTCAGAATGTTGACAGCTGTGTCATGATACGCTTTATTGAAAAAGAAGGAGATCAACTTTATTTCAAAAGCGGAGGCGGTATAACGCATATGAGTAAATTAGAAGACGAGTATCAGGAAATGAAAAATAAAATCTATGTCCCAATTCATTGA
- a CDS encoding aminotransferase class IV: protein MSQFIESIKVEDQEVFLLDLHQKRVNQTFSHFGKEDSIDLAKIYKSLQHDEDGLFKLRIAYDLDKKIRTQMIPYAIPEIQDFQLVENNSFDYSFKFEDRKELDKMKMKAKTEEIIIVKNNHITDTSFSNLLFLKGKDWFTPSTYLLNGVQRQHLLKHKKIKETEITLQNIKQFSHFQIINALNDFDDMFIYSIDRIINLPGNEEYLDL, encoded by the coding sequence ATGTCCCAATTCATTGAAAGTATTAAGGTAGAAGATCAGGAGGTTTTTTTATTGGATCTGCATCAGAAGCGTGTCAATCAAACGTTTTCCCATTTCGGAAAGGAAGACTCTATCGATCTGGCCAAAATCTATAAAAGTCTGCAGCACGATGAAGATGGTCTTTTTAAACTAAGAATTGCCTATGACCTTGATAAAAAGATCAGGACACAGATGATTCCCTATGCCATTCCTGAAATTCAGGATTTTCAGCTGGTAGAAAACAACAGTTTCGATTATTCTTTCAAGTTTGAAGATCGTAAGGAGCTGGATAAAATGAAGATGAAAGCCAAGACAGAAGAAATTATCATCGTCAAAAATAATCATATCACGGATACTTCTTTTTCCAACCTTTTATTTTTAAAGGGAAAAGACTGGTTTACCCCTTCTACCTATCTGCTGAACGGAGTACAGAGACAGCATCTTTTAAAGCATAAAAAGATCAAAGAAACGGAAATCACTTTACAGAATATAAAGCAATTCTCCCATTTCCAGATCATTAATGCGTTGAATGATTTTGATGACATGTTCATCTACTCCATCGACAGAATTATCAATCTGCCGGGCAATGAAGAATATCTTGATCTTTAA
- the menD gene encoding 2-succinyl-5-enolpyruvyl-6-hydroxy-3-cyclohexene-1-carboxylic-acid synthase → MKKYSSKRSIQILAHLLQQYGIADIVISPGSRNAPLAIHFSEVDSFNCYSIVDERSAAFVAMGMAKSEKKPVAITCTSGSAVVNYYPAITEAFYQNVPLLVLTADRPTDFVDIFDGQTIRQKDVFHQHSYGDFQLLEDSKENAEDINFDTIKKAIELCFEKQGPVHINIPLEEPLYELVSELPTFPTVEKTIKHRDYEIPSNLIAEWHTSQRIMLLVGTRDYSPELENQLTQLVKNHSVVVLSEANSNLYHEKFFRHIDRYIFNFTEEDYKTYAPDLLITVGQNVVSKKVKQFLRSARPKQHWHLDEVWQPDTYFSLTEKIEVKPEVFFSKLLKFINLEPRPYFNLWDVLRDKKDAKHEQFLNTIEFSDFYFFNKASQTVPENYNIHFSNSSGIRYAQLFDFGKRKIYCNRGTSGIDGSTSTAMGFAIKNENPTLLITGDLSFFYDINGLWNQYIPPFVRIMIFNNGEGNIFKIIPGPGNANPNTLDEFIATKHRKNAESLAKHFGFSYIRVEDELTLDRVLENFFKPDAQPKILEVNTHGKNSADVLKSYFEFMK, encoded by the coding sequence ATGAAAAAATATTCTTCTAAGAGAAGTATCCAAATACTTGCACATCTTCTTCAGCAGTACGGAATTGCAGATATCGTCATCTCTCCGGGGTCAAGAAATGCTCCTTTGGCCATTCATTTTTCAGAGGTAGATAGTTTTAACTGCTACAGCATTGTAGACGAAAGAAGTGCTGCTTTCGTGGCAATGGGAATGGCGAAAAGTGAGAAAAAGCCGGTAGCAATTACGTGTACCAGCGGATCAGCAGTAGTCAATTATTATCCAGCCATTACAGAAGCATTTTATCAGAATGTTCCTCTTTTGGTGTTAACAGCTGACAGGCCGACGGATTTTGTTGATATTTTTGATGGGCAGACGATCAGACAGAAAGATGTTTTTCATCAGCACTCTTACGGTGATTTTCAATTGCTGGAAGACAGTAAGGAGAATGCGGAAGATATTAATTTCGACACGATAAAAAAGGCGATCGAGCTTTGTTTTGAAAAACAAGGGCCTGTACATATTAATATTCCTTTGGAAGAACCATTGTACGAATTGGTTTCTGAACTTCCGACTTTCCCGACAGTTGAAAAAACAATCAAGCATAGAGATTATGAAATCCCATCCAATCTGATTGCAGAATGGCATACTTCACAGAGAATTATGCTGTTGGTGGGAACAAGAGATTACAGTCCGGAACTTGAAAATCAATTGACGCAGCTGGTAAAAAACCATTCTGTTGTGGTATTGAGTGAAGCGAACTCCAACTTATATCATGAAAAGTTTTTCAGACATATAGACCGTTATATTTTTAATTTTACGGAAGAAGATTATAAAACATATGCTCCTGATCTGTTGATTACAGTAGGACAGAATGTAGTTTCCAAAAAAGTAAAGCAATTCCTGAGAAGTGCCCGTCCGAAACAGCACTGGCACCTGGATGAAGTATGGCAGCCGGATACTTATTTTTCACTGACTGAAAAAATAGAAGTAAAGCCTGAAGTTTTCTTCTCAAAACTGCTGAAATTTATCAATCTGGAGCCAAGACCTTACTTTAATCTCTGGGATGTTTTAAGGGACAAAAAAGATGCTAAGCATGAGCAGTTCTTAAATACAATTGAATTCTCTGATTTCTATTTTTTCAATAAGGCTTCCCAAACGGTTCCTGAAAATTATAATATTCATTTTAGTAACTCATCAGGGATCAGATATGCCCAGCTGTTTGATTTCGGGAAGAGAAAGATATACTGCAACAGGGGAACGAGCGGTATTGATGGATCTACTTCAACAGCAATGGGATTTGCCATCAAAAATGAAAATCCAACCTTGCTGATCACTGGAGATCTGAGTTTCTTTTATGATATCAACGGGCTTTGGAATCAGTATATTCCACCATTTGTAAGAATTATGATCTTCAATAATGGTGAAGGAAATATCTTTAAAATCATTCCGGGACCAGGAAACGCCAATCCAAATACGCTGGATGAGTTTATTGCTACAAAACACCGTAAAAATGCAGAATCTTTGGCCAAGCATTTCGGTTTTTCCTACATCAGAGTGGAAGATGAACTTACTTTGGACAGAGTTCTGGAAAACTTCTTCAAGCCAGATGCACAGCCGAAAATCCTTGAAGTGAACACTCACGGGAAGAACAGTGCAGACGTTCTGAAGTCGTATTTTGAATTTATGAAATAG
- a CDS encoding isopenicillin N synthase family dioxygenase, with product MDKIPSVDLRDFLSDNPERKQKFVNEIGKAYEEIGFVALKGHFLDDNLVDDLYGEVKNFFDLPVETKQKYEIPGIGGQRGYVGFGKETAKGFKKGDLKEFWHFGQYLSHDSKYRTEYPDNVIVDELPKFNEVGKEAFQMLEKTGQYVLRALALHLGLDEFYFDDKIAEGNSILRPIHYPPITEEPDDAVRAAAHGDINLITLLMGAQGKGLQVQNHNGEWIDAIAEPDELMINVGDMLSRHTNNKLKSTIHRVVNPPRELWSTSRYSIPFFMHPISAMSLNALENCVDENNPKLYEDTTAGEFLHERLIELGLIKK from the coding sequence ATGGATAAAATACCTAGTGTAGACCTGCGTGATTTCCTTTCGGACAACCCGGAACGCAAACAGAAATTTGTAAATGAAATCGGAAAAGCTTATGAAGAAATTGGTTTTGTAGCCCTAAAAGGCCACTTTCTTGATGACAACCTGGTAGATGATTTGTATGGAGAGGTAAAAAACTTTTTTGACCTGCCTGTGGAAACGAAACAAAAGTACGAGATTCCCGGAATTGGAGGCCAGAGAGGTTATGTAGGATTCGGTAAAGAAACTGCAAAAGGTTTCAAAAAAGGAGACTTAAAAGAATTCTGGCACTTTGGACAGTACCTGTCTCATGATTCCAAGTACAGAACTGAGTATCCTGACAATGTAATCGTTGATGAACTTCCAAAATTCAATGAAGTAGGTAAAGAGGCATTCCAAATGCTTGAGAAAACAGGACAGTACGTGCTGAGAGCTTTAGCATTACATCTTGGTTTAGATGAATTTTATTTTGATGACAAAATCGCAGAAGGAAATTCTATTTTAAGACCCATTCACTATCCGCCAATCACTGAAGAACCGGATGATGCAGTAAGAGCAGCTGCACATGGTGATATTAACCTTATTACCCTTCTAATGGGAGCACAAGGTAAAGGTCTTCAGGTTCAGAACCATAATGGAGAATGGATCGATGCTATTGCAGAGCCTGACGAACTGATGATCAATGTCGGAGATATGCTGTCAAGACATACCAACAACAAATTGAAATCTACCATCCACAGAGTGGTAAATCCGCCAAGAGAATTGTGGAGTACTTCAAGATATTCAATTCCCTTCTTTATGCATCCTATCAGTGCAATGTCTTTAAATGCACTTGAGAACTGTGTAGATGAAAACAATCCAAAATTATACGAAGATACTACTGCCGGAGAATTCCTGCATGAAAGATTGATTGAGTTAGGATTGATTAAAAAATAA
- a CDS encoding bacteriocin-like protein codes for MKNLKKIERKELKTISGGIDKCYDLRESPDDPCQELNNQNNGCYRMNSCTMLCTLVPCF; via the coding sequence ATGAAAAATTTAAAGAAAATTGAAAGAAAAGAATTGAAAACTATTTCAGGAGGAATTGATAAATGCTATGATCTCAGAGAATCTCCAGATGATCCTTGTCAGGAACTTAATAATCAAAATAATGGTTGTTATAGAATGAATAGTTGTACAATGTTATGTACGCTTGTTCCATGTTTCTAA
- a CDS encoding bacteriocin-like protein, translating to MKNLKKLKKGQLKHISGGTNLPETDFCMYYCNGTIVCATCSNDFKCPDTNSDM from the coding sequence ATGAAAAATCTAAAAAAACTAAAAAAAGGCCAATTAAAACACATTTCCGGAGGAACTAATCTTCCTGAAACAGATTTTTGTATGTACTATTGTAATGGAACCATTGTTTGTGCAACCTGCAGTAATGATTTCAAATGCCCGGACACAAACAGTGATATGTAA